From one Bradyrhizobium sp. Ash2021 genomic stretch:
- a CDS encoding TCR/Tet family MFS transporter: MSEQAANGVVETPPARGAAVIFIFVTILLDTLALGVIIPILPKLIESFVNNDTANAARIFGLFGTAWALMQFLFSPILGGLSDRFGRRPVVLLSNFGLGADYVLMALAPSLIWLFVGRVISGITSASISTAFAYITDVTPPEKRATVFGKIGVAFGAGFILGPALGGLLGGFDPRLPFWVAAGLSFANAMYGLLILPESLPPARRSPFRWKSANPIGALHLLRSSRVLAGLSLANFFAQLAHVVLPSTFVLYATYRYGWNTTTVGATLALVGICAMVVQGTTIGPIVRRFGERRALMFGLACGAVGFFIFGAAPSGPLFWAGIPVMALWGIAGAATQALTTQLVAPDQQGQLQGATNSVQSVSQLIGPFLFTLIFAWFIGANAPFKLPGAPFYLASALLLLALVIALRTLAGKRS; the protein is encoded by the coding sequence ATGAGCGAGCAGGCCGCGAACGGTGTGGTTGAAACCCCTCCGGCGCGCGGCGCGGCGGTGATTTTTATCTTCGTCACCATTTTGCTCGATACGCTGGCGCTCGGCGTCATCATTCCGATCCTGCCCAAACTGATCGAAAGCTTCGTCAACAACGATACCGCCAACGCCGCGCGCATCTTCGGCCTGTTCGGCACCGCCTGGGCGCTGATGCAGTTCCTATTCTCGCCGATCCTGGGTGGGCTGTCGGACCGGTTCGGCCGGCGGCCGGTGGTGCTATTGTCGAATTTCGGCCTCGGGGCGGATTACGTGCTGATGGCGCTGGCGCCGTCGCTGATCTGGCTGTTTGTCGGCCGGGTGATTTCGGGCATCACCTCGGCCAGCATCTCGACGGCGTTTGCCTACATCACCGACGTCACGCCGCCGGAAAAACGCGCGACCGTATTCGGCAAGATCGGCGTCGCCTTCGGCGCCGGATTCATTCTGGGGCCTGCGCTCGGCGGGCTGCTCGGGGGCTTCGATCCGCGGCTGCCATTCTGGGTCGCGGCGGGATTGAGCTTTGCCAATGCGATGTACGGCCTGCTGATCCTGCCGGAATCGCTGCCCCCGGCGCGCCGCTCGCCGTTCCGCTGGAAAAGCGCGAACCCGATTGGCGCGCTGCATTTGCTGCGTTCGAGCCGGGTGCTTGCCGGCCTGTCGCTGGCGAATTTCTTTGCCCAGCTCGCGCATGTGGTGCTGCCCTCGACCTTCGTGCTGTACGCGACCTATCGCTACGGCTGGAATACGACCACGGTCGGCGCCACGCTGGCGCTGGTCGGCATCTGCGCGATGGTGGTGCAGGGCACGACCATCGGCCCAATCGTCAGGCGGTTCGGCGAACGGCGCGCCCTGATGTTCGGCCTGGCCTGCGGCGCCGTCGGCTTCTTCATCTTCGGTGCGGCGCCGAGCGGGCCGCTGTTCTGGGCCGGCATTCCCGTAATGGCATTGTGGGGCATTGCGGGTGCTGCGACCCAGGCGCTGACGACGCAACTGGTGGCGCCCGATCAGCAGGGCCAGTTGCAGGGCGCCACCAACAGCGTGCAGAGCGTCTCGCAGCTGATCGGGCCGTTTCTGTTCACGCTGATATTTGCCTGGTTCATCGGCGCGAACGCGCCGTTCAAACTACCAGGCGCGCCGTTCTATCTCGCATCGGCGCTGCTGCTGCTGGCGCTGGTGATCGCGCTGCGGACGCTGGCGGGCAAGAGATCGTAG
- a CDS encoding tetratricopeptide repeat protein produces MSELFDEVDEDVRRDQLKKLWDQYSIYIVAGALLIIASVGGWRGYEYLEAKKAAEAGAAFDKAVELSEQNKHTEAEAAFADLAAKAPSGYRVLARLRVAAEVASRDPQAAAKMFDDIAADRSVGTPEQDLARVRAAQLLLETSTYPNLLQRLEAAAAPGATFRHTARELLALSAWRANDMTAARQWLDQIANDGETPPSLRSRAEALQALLPPVAKS; encoded by the coding sequence GTGTCTGAATTATTTGACGAAGTTGACGAGGATGTCCGTCGCGACCAGCTCAAGAAGCTGTGGGACCAGTATTCGATCTATATCGTCGCCGGCGCGCTGCTGATCATCGCCTCGGTCGGCGGCTGGCGCGGCTATGAGTATCTGGAGGCCAAGAAGGCGGCCGAGGCCGGTGCGGCCTTCGACAAGGCCGTCGAACTCTCCGAGCAGAATAAGCATACCGAGGCTGAGGCGGCGTTTGCCGATCTGGCCGCCAAGGCGCCGTCGGGTTACCGCGTGCTGGCACGGCTGCGCGTGGCGGCGGAAGTCGCCAGCCGCGATCCGCAGGCCGCGGCGAAGATGTTCGACGATATCGCCGCCGATCGCAGTGTCGGCACGCCGGAGCAGGATCTGGCGCGGGTCCGCGCCGCCCAATTGCTGCTGGAAACCTCAACCTATCCCAACCTGTTGCAGCGGCTCGAGGCCGCGGCTGCCCCGGGCGCGACCTTTCGTCATACCGCGCGCGAATTGCTGGCGCTGTCGGCCTGGCGCGCCAATGACATGACCGCGGCGCGGCAATGGCTGGATCAGATTGCCAATGACGGCGAGACGCCGCCGAGCCTGCGCTCGCGTGCCGAGGCGCTGCAGGCCCTGCTTCCGCCCGTCGCCAAGAGCTGA
- the panB gene encoding 3-methyl-2-oxobutanoate hydroxymethyltransferase yields MSVQSAIRRKTAPDIRARKNGEPIVMLTSYHAHTAALVDRYCDAILVGDSLGNVMHGFETTVPVTLDMMILQGRAVMRGSSHALVVVDMPFGSYEASKEQAFHSAVRILKETQCGAVKLEGGVRMAETVAFLVDRGIPVMGHIGLTPQSINTLGSFRAQGREQGSWEPIENDAVAISDAGAFSVVIEAVAEPLARKITAAIAIPTIGIGASAACDGQVLVLEDMLGLSPRTPKFVRRYGNLGPAIEAAIEGYATDVRSRAFPGPEHVYDMKTKDPKAKS; encoded by the coding sequence ATGTCGGTTCAATCTGCCATCCGGCGCAAGACGGCGCCGGACATTCGCGCCCGCAAGAACGGCGAGCCGATCGTGATGCTGACGTCGTATCACGCGCATACCGCGGCGCTGGTCGATCGCTATTGCGACGCCATCCTGGTCGGCGATTCCCTCGGCAATGTCATGCATGGGTTCGAGACCACCGTGCCGGTGACCCTCGATATGATGATCCTGCAGGGGCGGGCGGTGATGCGCGGCTCGAGCCACGCGCTGGTCGTAGTCGACATGCCCTTCGGCTCCTATGAGGCTTCCAAGGAGCAGGCGTTTCATTCCGCGGTGCGGATATTGAAGGAGACGCAGTGCGGCGCGGTGAAGCTCGAAGGCGGCGTGCGGATGGCGGAGACGGTCGCGTTTCTGGTCGACCGCGGCATTCCCGTGATGGGCCATATCGGATTGACGCCGCAATCGATCAACACGCTCGGCTCGTTTCGCGCGCAGGGCCGCGAGCAGGGCAGCTGGGAGCCGATCGAGAACGACGCCGTGGCGATTTCGGACGCCGGCGCGTTTTCGGTCGTGATCGAGGCGGTCGCCGAGCCGCTGGCGAGGAAGATCACCGCGGCGATTGCGATTCCCACCATCGGCATCGGCGCCAGTGCGGCCTGTGACGGCCAGGTACTGGTATTGGAGGACATGCTCGGCCTGTCGCCGCGGACGCCGAAATTCGTTCGCCGCTACGGCAATCTCGGGCCTGCGATCGAGGCCGCCATCGAGGGCTACGCCACCGATGTCCGCTCGCGCGCATTCCCCGGGCCCGAACATGTCTACGATATGAAAACCAAAGATCCGAAAGCCAAGAGCTGA
- a CDS encoding class I adenylate-forming enzyme family protein has protein sequence MDWSKHPIPAMRLESRFGDRIVPAFCARPKSIWATVADAVARNPDAEALVCGERRMKWREVAEQSAQIAVGLQKLGLQRGDRVAVLLGNRIEFVLTLFAAAHAGLVTVLLSTRQQKPEIAYVLTDCGAKLLIHEATLADRLPDAADVPDLKHRISVSDEGASPFAKLRDSAPSHAPAEVGEEDTAMILYTSGTTGRPKGAMLAHCNVIHSAMVFASCLQLTAADRSIAAVPLAHVTGVIANIMTMVRCAGTLIIMAEFKAAEYLKVAARERVTYTVMVPAMYNLCLLQPDFDSHDLSSWRIGGFGGAPMPVATIEKLDAEIPGLKLINCYGSTETTSPSTIMPGELTASHIDSVGLPCPGAEIIVVDADGHELPRGEIGEIWIHGASVIKGYWNNPKATAESFTAGFWHSGDLGSIDAQNFVRVFDRQKDMINRGGLKIYSAEVESVLASHPAVIESAIIAKPCPVLGERVHAVIVTRNAVSGEALRAWCAERLSDYKVPETMALTSEPLPRNANGKVIKRQLREAFVAAQAREQA, from the coding sequence ATGGATTGGTCGAAACATCCCATTCCCGCGATGCGGCTCGAGTCACGCTTCGGCGACCGGATCGTGCCGGCATTTTGCGCGCGGCCCAAAAGCATCTGGGCGACGGTCGCGGATGCGGTGGCCAGAAATCCCGACGCCGAAGCGCTGGTGTGCGGCGAGCGGCGCATGAAATGGCGCGAGGTTGCCGAGCAATCCGCACAAATCGCGGTGGGATTGCAAAAACTGGGATTGCAGCGCGGCGACCGCGTCGCGGTGCTGCTCGGCAACCGCATCGAATTCGTGCTGACGCTGTTTGCCGCGGCCCATGCCGGCCTGGTGACGGTGCTGCTCTCGACCCGCCAGCAAAAGCCCGAGATCGCCTACGTCCTGACCGACTGCGGCGCAAAGCTGCTGATCCACGAGGCGACGCTCGCCGATCGCCTGCCGGATGCGGCCGATGTCCCTGATCTGAAGCACCGGATCTCCGTCAGCGACGAGGGCGCGTCGCCATTCGCCAAATTACGCGACAGCGCCCCGTCGCACGCGCCGGCCGAGGTCGGCGAAGAAGATACCGCGATGATCCTGTACACGTCGGGCACGACGGGCCGGCCGAAGGGCGCGATGCTCGCGCATTGCAACGTCATCCATTCGGCGATGGTGTTCGCGTCCTGCCTGCAGCTGACGGCGGCGGACCGCTCGATCGCCGCCGTGCCGCTCGCCCATGTCACCGGCGTCATCGCCAACATCATGACCATGGTCCGCTGCGCCGGCACGTTGATCATCATGGCCGAGTTCAAGGCCGCCGAATATCTGAAGGTCGCGGCGCGTGAGCGCGTCACCTACACGGTAATGGTGCCGGCGATGTACAATCTCTGCCTGTTGCAGCCCGATTTCGACAGCCACGATTTGTCGAGCTGGCGCATCGGTGGTTTTGGCGGCGCGCCGATGCCGGTCGCCACGATCGAGAAGCTGGATGCCGAGATTCCAGGCCTGAAGCTGATCAACTGCTACGGCTCGACCGAAACCACGTCGCCGTCGACCATCATGCCCGGCGAATTGACCGCCAGTCATATCGACAGCGTCGGATTGCCGTGCCCGGGCGCCGAGATCATCGTCGTGGATGCCGACGGTCATGAGCTGCCGCGCGGCGAGATCGGCGAAATCTGGATCCATGGCGCCTCGGTCATCAAAGGCTATTGGAATAATCCAAAGGCGACAGCCGAAAGTTTTACCGCCGGCTTCTGGCATTCCGGCGATCTCGGCTCGATCGACGCGCAGAATTTCGTCCGCGTGTTCGACCGCCAGAAAGACATGATCAACCGCGGCGGGCTGAAGATCTATTCCGCCGAGGTCGAGTCGGTGCTGGCCAGCCACCCCGCCGTGATCGAAAGCGCGATCATCGCCAAACCGTGCCCGGTGCTGGGCGAACGCGTCCATGCCGTGATCGTGACCCGCAACGCGGTCAGCGGCGAAGCGCTGCGCGCCTGGTGCGCCGAGCGGCTGTCGGATTACAAGGTTCCGGAGACGATGGCGCTGACGTCAGAGCCGTTGCCGCGCAACGCCAACGGCAAGGTGATCAAGCGGCAGCTCCGGGAGGCGTTTGTCGCGGCTCAGGCCCGGGAGCAGGCCTGA
- a CDS encoding peptide chain release factor 3 yields the protein MSDIAVTAESPARSPLSDEVARRRTFAIISHPDAGKTTLTEKLLLFGGAINLAGQVKAKGERRNTRSDWMKIERERGISVVTSVMTFEFEGLVFNLLDTPGHEDFSEDTYRTLTAVDSAVMVIDAAKGIEARTRKLFEVCRLRDIPIITFINKMDRESRDTFDLLDEIEKTLALDTTPMTWPVGRGRDFLGTYDVINGGVRLLEGGGAKTGATQQIDIAELAGRNANLDVGEIKDELALVSEACKPFELDAFREGHLTPVYFGSALRNFGVGDLLEGLGKFAPPPRAQDSNLRKVEAAEPRMSAFVFKIQANMDPNHRDRIAFARLCSGKLSRGMKAKLVRTGKNMSLSSPQFFFAQDRSVADEAFAGDVVGIPNHGTLRIGDTLTEGEDITFVGVPSFAPEIVRRVRLTDAMKAKKLKEALQQMSEEGVVQVFRPRDGAPALVGVVGPLQLDVLKARLDAEYSLPVEFEVSEFQLARWISSDDRKKLEAFIAANGSGVADDVDGDPVFLAKNEFYLGYTKERAEGINFNSVKDVKKKA from the coding sequence ATGTCCGACATTGCCGTTACAGCCGAATCGCCAGCCCGGTCGCCGCTATCAGATGAAGTGGCGCGGCGGCGGACCTTTGCCATCATTTCCCACCCCGACGCCGGCAAGACCACGCTGACCGAAAAGTTGCTGCTGTTCGGCGGCGCGATCAACCTCGCGGGGCAGGTCAAGGCCAAGGGCGAACGGCGGAATACCCGTTCCGACTGGATGAAGATCGAGCGCGAGCGCGGCATTTCGGTCGTCACGTCGGTGATGACCTTCGAGTTCGAAGGCCTGGTGTTCAACCTTTTGGACACCCCGGGCCACGAGGACTTTTCCGAGGACACCTATCGGACGCTGACCGCCGTCGACTCCGCGGTGATGGTGATCGACGCCGCCAAGGGCATCGAGGCGCGCACCCGAAAGCTGTTCGAGGTGTGCCGCCTCCGCGATATCCCGATCATCACCTTCATCAACAAGATGGACCGCGAGAGCCGCGATACCTTTGATCTCTTGGACGAGATCGAAAAGACGCTGGCGCTCGATACCACGCCGATGACCTGGCCGGTCGGCCGCGGTCGCGATTTTCTCGGCACCTACGACGTCATCAATGGCGGCGTCCGCCTGCTCGAAGGCGGCGGCGCCAAGACCGGGGCGACGCAACAGATCGACATCGCCGAGCTCGCTGGCCGCAACGCCAATCTCGACGTCGGCGAGATCAAGGACGAACTCGCGCTGGTGTCGGAAGCCTGCAAGCCGTTCGAGCTGGACGCGTTTCGCGAGGGCCATCTGACGCCGGTCTATTTCGGCAGCGCACTGCGCAATTTCGGCGTCGGCGATTTGCTGGAGGGCCTTGGAAAGTTTGCGCCGCCGCCGCGCGCCCAGGATTCCAATCTGCGCAAGGTCGAGGCGGCGGAGCCGCGCATGAGCGCCTTCGTGTTCAAGATCCAGGCCAATATGGATCCAAACCACCGCGACCGCATCGCGTTCGCGCGGCTGTGCTCGGGAAAACTCAGCCGCGGCATGAAGGCAAAACTGGTGCGCACCGGCAAGAACATGTCGCTGTCGAGCCCGCAGTTCTTCTTCGCCCAGGATCGTTCGGTGGCGGACGAGGCTTTTGCCGGCGACGTCGTCGGCATTCCCAATCACGGCACGTTGCGGATCGGCGACACCTTGACCGAAGGCGAGGATATCACCTTCGTCGGTGTGCCGAGTTTTGCGCCGGAGATCGTTCGCCGCGTGCGGCTGACGGATGCGATGAAGGCCAAGAAGCTGAAAGAGGCCCTGCAGCAGATGTCGGAGGAGGGCGTGGTGCAGGTGTTCCGGCCGCGCGACGGTGCGCCGGCGCTGGTCGGCGTGGTCGGGCCGCTGCAGCTCGACGTGCTGAAGGCGCGGCTCGACGCGGAATATTCGCTGCCAGTGGAATTCGAAGTCTCGGAATTCCAGCTGGCGCGCTGGATTTCGTCCGACGACCGCAAGAAGCTGGAAGCTTTCATCGCTGCCAATGGTTCCGGCGTTGCCGACGACGTCGATGGCGATCCGGTGTTTTTGGCCAAGAATGAATTTTACCTCGGCTACACCAAAGAGCGTGCCGAGGGCATCAACTTTAACAGCGTCAAGGACGTGAAGAAGAAGGCGTAA
- a CDS encoding anion permease has product MDAALGLPVLVALIAVALLFDFLNGLHDAANSIATIVSTRVLRPQYAVIWAAFFNFVAFAVFGLNVANTIGTGIIEPSVVDATVIFAALVGAIVWNLITWALGIPSSSSHALIGGLVGGGMAKAGLSAAVWSGLSKTLLAIVLSPLVGFLLALVLVAIVSWLSVRSTPFAVDRAFRILQFVSASLYSLGHGGNDAQKTMGIIAVLLYSQGHLGNHFEIPFWVVLACQAAMALGTLMGGWRIVRTMGLRITRLTPMQGFCAETGGAITLFLATFLGVPVSTTHTITGAIVGVGAARRASAVRWNVASSIVYAWVITIPASAIVAALAYWAVVLLR; this is encoded by the coding sequence TTCCTCAACGGGCTGCACGACGCCGCCAATTCGATCGCCACGATCGTGTCGACCCGGGTGCTGCGTCCGCAATACGCCGTGATCTGGGCGGCCTTCTTCAACTTCGTGGCGTTCGCGGTGTTCGGGCTTAACGTCGCCAATACCATCGGCACCGGCATCATCGAACCGAGCGTGGTCGACGCCACCGTGATCTTCGCGGCCCTGGTCGGCGCCATCGTCTGGAACCTGATCACCTGGGCGCTGGGGATACCGTCGTCCAGTTCGCATGCGCTGATCGGCGGGCTGGTGGGTGGCGGTATGGCCAAGGCGGGATTGTCCGCCGCGGTTTGGAGCGGCCTCAGCAAGACGCTGCTCGCGATCGTGCTGTCGCCGCTGGTCGGATTTTTGCTGGCGCTGGTGCTGGTCGCGATCGTGTCGTGGCTGTCGGTACGCTCGACGCCGTTCGCGGTCGACCGCGCCTTCCGCATCCTGCAATTCGTCTCGGCCTCATTGTATTCGCTCGGCCATGGCGGCAACGACGCGCAGAAGACCATGGGCATCATCGCGGTGCTGCTCTACTCGCAAGGCCACCTCGGCAACCACTTTGAGATCCCGTTCTGGGTGGTCCTGGCGTGCCAGGCCGCGATGGCGCTGGGTACGCTGATGGGCGGCTGGCGGATCGTCCGCACCATGGGACTGCGGATCACGCGGCTGACGCCGATGCAGGGGTTTTGCGCCGAAACCGGGGGCGCGATCACTCTGTTCCTGGCGACCTTTCTTGGGGTTCCGGTTTCCACCACGCACACCATTACCGGCGCCATTGTCGGTGTCGGCGCGGCGCGGCGGGCCTCGGCGGTGCGCTGGAACGTGGCGAGTTCGATCGTCTATGCCTGGGTGATTACCATTCCGGCCTCAGCCATCGTGGCGGCGCTGGCCTATTGGGCGGTGGTGCTGCTGCGATAA
- the der gene encoding ribosome biogenesis GTPase Der produces the protein MSFTFAIIGRPNVGKSTLFNRLVGQKLALVDDEPGVTRDRREGAGRLGDLEFTIIDTAGLDEGAKGSLTARMQEQTETAIALADALMFVIDARAGLTPNDRAFADFARRANKPVVLVANKSEGRHGEVGAMESYALGLGDPVQISAEHGEGLSDLYDALRVLMPEPVEESEEFDDDDVIESDEDLATRPIRVAIVGRPNAGKSTLINHLLGEERLLTSPEAGTTRDSISVEINWQGRDFRVFDTAGLRRRSRIEEKLEKLSVADALRAIRFAEVVVLMMDSQNRFEEQDLRIADLIEREGRALVIAVNKWDLMEQKGSLISTLRTDVDHLLPQVKGAPVVAVSGLMGEGIDRLMTAIQEAYAVWNRRVPTAALNRWFEQAVDANPPPAVSGRRLKLNYITQAKARPPSFILFCSRADAVPKSYLRYLVNTLREFFELPGTPVRISLREKENPFAHKRKRPS, from the coding sequence ATGTCTTTCACATTCGCCATCATCGGCCGGCCCAATGTCGGAAAATCGACGCTGTTCAATCGGCTGGTTGGGCAGAAGCTCGCGCTGGTCGATGACGAGCCCGGCGTCACCCGCGACCGCCGCGAGGGTGCGGGCCGTCTCGGCGATCTCGAATTCACCATCATCGACACCGCCGGCCTCGACGAGGGCGCCAAGGGGTCGCTGACGGCGCGGATGCAGGAGCAGACCGAAACCGCGATTGCGCTCGCCGACGCGCTGATGTTCGTGATCGACGCCCGCGCGGGTCTGACGCCGAACGATCGCGCCTTTGCCGATTTCGCGCGCCGCGCCAACAAGCCGGTGGTGCTGGTCGCCAACAAGAGCGAGGGCCGGCATGGTGAAGTCGGCGCGATGGAATCCTATGCGCTGGGGCTCGGCGATCCCGTGCAGATATCGGCCGAGCATGGCGAGGGCTTGAGCGATCTCTACGACGCATTGCGCGTGCTGATGCCGGAGCCGGTCGAAGAGAGCGAGGAATTCGACGATGACGATGTCATCGAATCCGACGAGGATCTCGCCACGCGTCCGATTCGCGTCGCCATCGTCGGCCGTCCCAATGCCGGCAAATCCACGCTGATCAACCATCTGCTCGGTGAGGAGCGGCTCCTGACCAGCCCCGAAGCCGGCACCACGCGCGATTCCATTTCCGTCGAGATCAATTGGCAGGGGCGCGATTTCCGGGTGTTCGATACCGCCGGATTGCGGCGGCGCTCGCGGATCGAGGAAAAGCTGGAAAAACTCTCGGTGGCGGACGCGCTGCGCGCGATACGCTTTGCCGAAGTCGTCGTGCTGATGATGGATTCGCAGAACCGGTTCGAGGAACAGGATCTGCGCATCGCCGATTTGATCGAGCGCGAGGGCCGGGCGCTGGTGATCGCCGTCAACAAATGGGATTTGATGGAGCAGAAGGGCAGTCTGATTTCGACGCTGCGCACTGACGTCGATCATCTGTTGCCGCAGGTCAAGGGCGCGCCGGTTGTCGCGGTGTCCGGCCTGATGGGCGAGGGCATCGACCGCCTGATGACCGCGATCCAGGAAGCCTATGCGGTGTGGAACCGGCGCGTGCCGACGGCGGCGCTCAATCGCTGGTTCGAGCAGGCCGTTGACGCCAACCCGCCGCCGGCGGTGTCGGGCCGCCGCCTGAAGCTGAACTACATCACCCAGGCCAAGGCGCGGCCGCCGAGCTTCATCCTGTTCTGCTCGCGCGCCGACGCCGTGCCGAAATCCTATCTGCGCTATCTGGTCAATACCCTGCGCGAATTCTTCGAATTGCCGGGCACGCCGGTGCGGATCTCGCTGCGCGAGAAGGAAAATCCGTTCGCCCACAAGCGCAAACGGCCGTCATGA
- a CDS encoding NnrU family protein: MGLLVMILGLILFVGVHTLTTQRDLRARFVVSMGEGGYKIGYALASIAGLALIVRGFADYRAAGMWDVWSPPTAFKHITVALMLPAVILVVASYIRGRIYAALKHPMLAGIKLWAAAHLLANGDIGSIILFGSFLGWAVFDRISLKHRPDAGAPPIPVGGPGNDLIAIAVGIVAYLALAFAFHPVVIGVPVVGA, from the coding sequence ATGGGACTGCTGGTGATGATCCTGGGCCTCATCCTGTTCGTCGGTGTCCATACGCTCACCACCCAGCGCGATTTGCGCGCGCGGTTCGTCGTCTCGATGGGCGAGGGTGGTTACAAGATCGGCTATGCGCTGGCCTCGATCGCCGGCCTGGCCCTGATCGTCCGGGGTTTTGCCGATTATCGCGCGGCCGGCATGTGGGATGTCTGGTCGCCGCCGACCGCGTTCAAGCATATCACCGTGGCGCTGATGCTTCCCGCCGTCATCCTGGTGGTGGCGTCCTATATCCGCGGCCGGATCTACGCGGCGCTGAAACATCCGATGCTGGCCGGCATCAAGCTGTGGGCGGCGGCGCATCTGCTCGCCAATGGCGATATCGGCTCGATCATCCTGTTCGGCTCGTTTCTGGGATGGGCGGTGTTCGACCGCATTTCGCTGAAACATCGTCCCGACGCCGGCGCACCGCCGATCCCCGTCGGCGGTCCCGGCAACGATCTGATCGCGATCGCGGTCGGGATCGTCGCCTATCTCGCGCTGGCCTTCGCGTTCCACCCGGTCGTGATCGGCGTTCCCGTGGTCGGAGCTTAA